DNA from Pseudomonas putida:
GGCCACCGGAATCACGCAGAACAGCCCCACCAGCACACCCCAGCGCACGCTGCGCAAGCGCTCCCCGGTCACTTGCCGCAAACCGATGACTGCGGTGTAGAGGATGTTGACCATGCCGGTCAGGTTGGCCAGTGCCAGAAAGCCCAACGCCACCACGCCGAAGGCCATGCCACCGGCCAAGCGCATCCAGGCGGTCGGGTCGCTGCTGCCCAAGGTCGATGCGGCGAACAGGCTGACGGTCTCGCCCAGGGAGGCGGCACCGAAGATCCCCACCAGGTTCGGCCAGAAGGCCGTGCGCTGGTTGCTGCACAGGCGCGACAGGTTGCCGATGTAGGGCCACCAGGAGAACCCGGCCGCGATGTTGATCTCCACGGCGATCATGAAGTTGATGCGCGAATCGGCGAACGGCGGTTGCAAGGCTGGCATGGCCAGCAGTTGGTCCAGGCTGTGGCTGCGGGAGATGAAGTACATCAGCGCCAGCATGATCAGGATCAGGCTGGGTGCGATGATCGCGCTCAGCAAGCGGATCATGTCCGGCCCGCGCATGGCCACCAGCGCCGCCAGAACGATGGCCAGCAAGGCACCGCCGGTCACCAGCCAGCCGTCGCCATCGGGCGGGACTTGCTGCACCAGGGTTTCCAGGTTGTCCAGCGCTCGCCCGCACATCAGCCCCAGCACCGCCAGCCAGCCCATGGTGAGCACCACCACCGACAGGATGTAGACCAGGCGGCTGCCATTGAGGCCGAACATGCTGCGCAGGAAGGTGAACTGCTCCACCCCATACTTGCCGCACGGCACACAGGTGGAGAACGCTGCGAGGATCACCCCCACGATGTTGCCGATGACAATGGCGCAAATCCCTTGCTTGGGGCCGACGAACAGCGCCGTGGCGCCGCCGATCAGAAACACCCAGGTAGCCACCGCGAGTGCGGAGTTGGCGTAGGCATAACCCCAGAAACCCCAGACCCGCTCGCTGGGCAACAAGGGGGTGTCGCCGCGCTCGGCGGCCAGTCGGAACTCCTGCTCTCTGGACGGGCTCATGCCTGGCCCCCCCACAGATAGAAGCCCACCATCACGACCAGGGCGAACACCGCCAGCGCCAGGTAGTCACCGACGCCCATCGCACCTGGCCAATCCGTCCGTCCTTCCAGTTCCTCATAGGCGCACAGGCGCCTTTCCAGATCTTGTGCTCGCTCTACATCTGCTTGGCTGTTCATGGGCATCACCTCGATAGGTTCTTGTTCTTGAAATTCGATGCATCCGATAAATCAGCGCCGCCCGCCAACCTCAGCGGCGCTGGCCAGCCCTGGA
Protein-coding regions in this window:
- a CDS encoding purine-cytosine permease family protein — encoded protein: MSPSREQEFRLAAERGDTPLLPSERVWGFWGYAYANSALAVATWVFLIGGATALFVGPKQGICAIVIGNIVGVILAAFSTCVPCGKYGVEQFTFLRSMFGLNGSRLVYILSVVVLTMGWLAVLGLMCGRALDNLETLVQQVPPDGDGWLVTGGALLAIVLAALVAMRGPDMIRLLSAIIAPSLILIMLALMYFISRSHSLDQLLAMPALQPPFADSRINFMIAVEINIAAGFSWWPYIGNLSRLCSNQRTAFWPNLVGIFGAASLGETVSLFAASTLGSSDPTAWMRLAGGMAFGVVALGFLALANLTGMVNILYTAVIGLRQVTGERLRSVRWGVLVGLFCVIPVAIVLFFPGIYDGFFIFLVWTSALNSALAGIGIADYFFLRRKRVNLRQLYAAQDTSPLRFCGGFNPVALVALVAGFAIYVVVFNPQTLAHTSFFTFATASLPSCLLAGLVHYGLTRALASRLGWGGYPKGNERNIEAAGLGAKGYSK